In Gadus chalcogrammus isolate NIFS_2021 chromosome 23, NIFS_Gcha_1.0, whole genome shotgun sequence, a genomic segment contains:
- the LOC130377546 gene encoding cytochrome c oxidase subunit 4 isoform 1, mitochondrial-like has protein sequence MLCRAALGRVGLWRGLCSSSRLQGQTGSELVDCTVTPYLCRLDTPLSDVPYVRDLTNEQRALKEKEKGDWGKLTKEEKLALYRLAHKQSYCEMRQGSSEWKTVLGGVFFMLGFSGLLVWWQRVYVFGEVPHTLSPEWIEKQTQRMIDMQVNPIQGFSVYWDYEKKQWK, from the exons ATGCTGTGTCGCGCCGCCTTAGGAAGGGTGGGGCTTTGGAGAGGTCTGTGTTCCTCCAGCCGACTTCAGGGACAGACTGGCTCAG AGCTGGTCGATTGCACTGTCACTCCATACCTCTGCCGCCTGGACACGCCCCTTTCTGATGTCCCTTACGTAAGGGACCTGACCAATGAGCAGAGAGctctgaaggagaaggagaaaggcgATTGGGGGAAGCTGACCAAGGAGGAGAAATTGGCTT TGTATCGACTAGCTCACAAGCAGTCCTACTGTGAGATGCGTCAGGGTTCATCAGAGTGGAAGACTGTCCTCG GTGGAGTGTTTTTCATGCTGGGCTTTTCTGGACTTTTGGTCTGGTGGCAAAGGGTCTATG TCTTCGGGGAGGTGCCTCACACGCTGTCTCCTGAGTGGATAGAGAAACAAACCCAGAGGATGATCGACATGCAGGTCAACCCAATCCAAGGATTCTCTGTGTACTGGGACTATGAGAAGAAACAGTGGAAatag